One Gloeothece verrucosa PCC 7822 DNA window includes the following coding sequences:
- a CDS encoding DUF1822 family protein, protein MNFQEVIALLDRVVLNQEGRHLSSPEIIILRGTWEGITYDQMAESSPYSLNYLMRDIGPRLWRLLSGVLGEEIGKTNFRGVLERRTLSEKYYLSSPWEMSQLNLQTSEIESPLHQNTSHNLTLIQEQPDTLISSLNLHLEWGRQLVPDWEAIPDLSEFYGRSVELTTLKQWILNDNCRIVALQGICGIGKTALAGKLVQEIGQEFDQIIWRSLRSAPPIKILLDNWLNTLSPGLNCDNHCSLSNIIKLLREKRCLLVLDGIETILQTGELVGKYRESYQDYADLFKSIAEQSHQSCLLVTGVEIPKEIILKTGAVSSVRSLVLWGLEKPHAYALLQSDALKDAESWSILIENYHGHPEALRIVAKLIGEVFNGNVHEFLSQECQVLSDINKLLDPLINRLSEREKEVLYGLAIEPEALSFLNLINRLKYPICEAEILEVMVSLKERSLIEISEFDGNSLFKINGFIQELMIEKLIEQLSSKSRKKSRKNYPISVSEEIIDLSPNHPKAVKLSQWFEQNFEQGWQSLDILLRPAKHCLSKLRSFYYLRSDNIIKRFKTLNVGTPKHPELLALLVAITEETNGKIGCQVQVLPIVPETLLPESLKIRLINGNGEILRELACKQKETLLVLPYFRGEPEDQFSLQIINQNISLTENFRI, encoded by the coding sequence ATGAACTTTCAAGAAGTCATCGCATTACTTGATCGAGTCGTATTAAATCAGGAAGGAAGACATCTAAGTTCTCCAGAAATAATTATTTTGCGAGGAACTTGGGAGGGTATCACATACGATCAGATGGCAGAAAGTTCTCCATACAGCCTAAACTATCTAATGCGTGATATCGGTCCGCGTTTGTGGAGACTACTATCAGGAGTGTTAGGAGAAGAAATTGGTAAAACTAACTTTAGAGGAGTTTTAGAGAGACGAACACTCTCGGAAAAATATTATTTGTCTTCTCCTTGGGAAATGTCCCAATTAAATCTTCAAACCTCAGAAATCGAGTCACCCCTGCATCAAAACACAAGCCATAACCTGACCCTTATTCAAGAACAACCCGACACATTAATTAGTTCCTTAAATCTCCATTTAGAGTGGGGTCGCCAACTGGTTCCCGACTGGGAAGCAATTCCTGATCTATCGGAATTTTATGGCCGTAGTGTTGAATTAACTACCTTAAAACAATGGATTTTAAACGATAATTGTCGCATCGTGGCATTACAAGGCATTTGTGGCATAGGAAAAACGGCTCTGGCCGGTAAGCTAGTTCAAGAGATTGGTCAAGAGTTTGATCAGATCATCTGGCGTTCCCTAAGATCGGCTCCTCCTATAAAGATCTTATTGGACAACTGGCTTAACACGCTTTCTCCTGGGTTAAATTGCGACAATCACTGTTCTTTGTCCAACATCATCAAACTATTACGAGAAAAACGCTGTTTGCTGGTTCTCGATGGAATAGAGACAATTTTACAAACCGGTGAATTGGTGGGTAAATATCGAGAAAGCTATCAAGATTATGCAGATTTATTTAAAAGCATCGCCGAGCAATCTCATCAAAGTTGTTTGTTAGTTACAGGGGTAGAAATTCCCAAAGAAATTATTCTAAAAACCGGTGCTGTCTCTTCAGTTCGTTCTCTTGTTTTATGGGGATTAGAAAAACCCCATGCTTATGCTTTATTGCAATCTGATGCGCTGAAAGATGCCGAGAGTTGGTCAATCTTAATCGAGAATTATCATGGTCATCCAGAAGCCTTAAGAATTGTTGCAAAACTGATTGGGGAAGTCTTTAACGGGAATGTTCATGAATTTTTATCCCAAGAATGTCAGGTTTTAAGTGATATCAATAAGCTCTTAGATCCTTTGATAAACAGATTATCTGAAAGGGAAAAAGAGGTTTTATACGGGTTAGCCATTGAACCAGAAGCCCTGTCATTTTTAAATTTAATCAATCGGCTTAAATACCCAATATGTGAAGCGGAAATACTCGAAGTAATGGTGTCTTTAAAAGAACGATCTCTAATAGAAATCAGCGAGTTTGACGGCAACTCATTATTTAAAATCAATGGTTTTATCCAAGAGTTAATGATTGAAAAACTGATCGAACAACTGAGCAGTAAAAGCCGAAAAAAATCGCGCAAAAACTACCCCATATCTGTATCAGAAGAGATTATTGATTTAAGCCCAAATCATCCCAAAGCGGTTAAATTAAGTCAATGGTTTGAGCAAAACTTTGAACAGGGCTGGCAATCTTTAGATATATTGCTGAGACCTGCTAAACATTGCTTATCTAAATTGCGGAGCTTTTATTATCTCAGGAGTGACAATATTATTAAGCGATTTAAAACCCTTAATGTAGGTACTCCTAAGCATCCTGAATTATTAGCTTTATTGGTGGCTATTACCGAAGAAACTAATGGTAAAATCGGCTGTCAAGTGCAGGTGTTGCCCATAGTCCCAGAAACCCTATTACCAGAATCTTTGAAAATTCGCTTAATTAATGGAAATGGCGAAATTTTACGGGAATTAGCTTGTAAACAAAAGGAAACTTTGCTGGTCTTACCTTACTTCCGAGGAGAACCCGAAGACCAATTTAGTCTTCAAATCATCAATCAAAACATCAGTCTTACTGAAAATTTTCGGATTTGA
- a CDS encoding phosphatase PAP2 family protein produces the protein MINYFKIQSQENLLVQSLHTAIKGRARYKIPKLYHSKSLKTYLEDQLSQTEGIKQVRANPWSGNILITFSKKWSHERLTLVLKEIVLNYPHPQAASLSQVKEQAPLIPILNPNPTNPTPAHLSVANGQNKAASWLVMKMLLDKQIQRASQPLISVWAAVSLLGIASSLLYVRGLDKTILLLIQKLHTPLLDRIMLGLTFLGEPVVILLICMGIIISPSRQWKRSQKATTLGIATLGGIGLNYWLKVLFGRIRPALWERLINVSHHSFPSGHAMMSMITYGLLGYLLGRQYPQWRRQIYTVSLILILGIGFSRLYLGVHWPTDVLAGYAVGLIWLSICILAWEGWNEYKNPSIKESLTSNQIYSSPRIKMVT, from the coding sequence ATGATCAACTATTTTAAAATACAATCTCAGGAAAATCTTTTAGTTCAGTCACTACATACCGCCATCAAAGGTAGAGCAAGATATAAAATCCCTAAGCTCTATCATTCAAAATCCCTCAAAACCTATTTAGAAGACCAACTCTCACAAACCGAAGGAATTAAACAGGTTCGGGCTAATCCCTGGAGCGGCAATATTTTAATTACTTTTTCAAAAAAGTGGAGTCATGAAAGACTAACTTTAGTTCTCAAAGAGATTGTTTTAAATTATCCTCACCCCCAAGCCGCTTCCCTCTCACAAGTCAAAGAACAAGCCCCATTAATCCCTATTTTAAACCCTAACCCGACCAACCCCACACCGGCTCACTTATCAGTAGCCAATGGACAAAATAAAGCCGCTTCATGGCTTGTAATGAAGATGCTTCTAGACAAACAAATTCAGCGAGCTAGTCAGCCGCTCATCTCGGTATGGGCAGCAGTTTCTCTTCTGGGCATAGCAAGCTCCTTATTATATGTTAGAGGACTCGATAAGACAATATTATTGCTGATTCAAAAACTACACACACCCCTTCTAGATCGCATCATGTTAGGGTTGACATTTTTGGGTGAACCTGTAGTCATATTATTGATTTGTATGGGAATAATTATCAGTCCCAGCCGCCAATGGAAACGCTCCCAAAAAGCCACAACGTTAGGCATAGCCACTCTCGGAGGAATCGGCTTAAATTATTGGTTAAAAGTGCTATTTGGCCGCATACGTCCTGCACTATGGGAGCGACTCATTAACGTCAGTCACCACAGTTTTCCTTCCGGTCACGCCATGATGTCCATGATCACTTACGGGTTACTAGGCTATCTTTTAGGAAGGCAATACCCTCAATGGCGGCGACAAATTTACACAGTAAGCCTGATTTTAATCCTTGGAATCGGTTTTAGTCGGCTTTATCTAGGAGTCCATTGGCCCACAGATGTGTTAGCCGGTTATGCAGTGGGTTTAATTTGGTTGAGCATCTGTATCCTCGCTTGGGAAGGGTGGAACGAATACAAAAACCCGAGCATCAAGGAATCATTAACCTCAAATCAAATCTACTCATCACCTCGGATAAAAATGGTAACATAG
- the rpsO gene encoding 30S ribosomal protein S15: protein MTLTQTEKQEIINQYQAHGTDTGSADLQVALLTERINQLTTHLQANPKDHASRRGLLQLIGRRRRLLAYIQKKDYPRYQALIARLGIRR from the coding sequence ATGACTCTAACACAAACCGAAAAACAGGAAATCATCAATCAATACCAGGCTCACGGCACCGATACCGGTTCAGCCGACTTACAAGTAGCCCTACTGACAGAACGTATTAATCAATTGACAACCCATCTACAAGCCAATCCCAAAGATCATGCCTCAAGACGGGGACTTCTACAATTAATTGGTCGCCGCCGCCGCTTATTAGCTTATATTCAAAAGAAAGACTATCCCCGTTATCAAGCATTAATTGCACGTCTGGGTATTCGCCGTTAA
- a CDS encoding PAM68 family protein, with amino-acid sequence MPSSKSRENLPFEPRQKKKKPLKQPPLPRKTTEAATTKERQSSAIPDVVSKRMIRRMALFSGIPTALGMSSFFIFYWIVSHDWVKIPTYVVLAVSLGLFGLGVLGLSFGIFSTSWDEERTGSWLGIEEIKVNFARTTEAWKEARKAAKEAKGN; translated from the coding sequence ATGCCTTCATCTAAGTCTCGGGAAAACCTCCCCTTTGAACCCCGCCAAAAAAAGAAAAAACCGCTAAAACAGCCTCCTTTACCTCGTAAAACAACTGAAGCCGCCACAACAAAAGAGCGTCAATCAAGTGCTATACCCGATGTAGTCAGTAAACGAATGATCCGCCGGATGGCCCTATTTAGCGGCATTCCTACAGCCTTGGGAATGTCCTCCTTTTTTATCTTTTACTGGATAGTGAGCCATGATTGGGTGAAAATTCCCACTTATGTCGTTTTAGCGGTAAGTCTGGGATTGTTTGGACTAGGGGTTTTAGGATTAAGCTTTGGCATCTTCTCCACCTCATGGGATGAAGAAAGAACCGGGAGTTGGCTAGGTATTGAAGAGATTAAAGTCAATTTTGCCAGAACAACCGAGGCTTGGAAAGAGGCTCGCAAAGCAGCTAAAGAAGCTAAAGGAAATTAA
- the aroF gene encoding 3-deoxy-7-phosphoheptulonate synthase produces MIIVMRVGSPEEEIVRVSQEFKDWGLAPEKIVGKHKVVIGLVGDTAALDPLQIQEVSPWIETVLRVEKPFKRASLEYRHGEYSEVAVSTPEGFVTFGRNHPVVLVAGPCSVENEQMIVETAKRVKAAGAHFLRGGAYKPRTSPYAFQGHGESALGLLAAAREASGLGIITEVMDAADLEKIAEVADVIQVGARNMQNFSLLKKVGAQNKPVLLKRGMSATIDEWLMAAEYVLAAGNQNVILCERGIRTFDSQYTRNTLDLSVLAVLQTLTHLPVMIDPSHGTGRAEYVPTMAKAALAGGADSLMIEVHPNPAKALSDGPQSLTPERFERLVQELAVVGKAVGRWSQVAAALA; encoded by the coding sequence ATGATTATTGTAATGAGGGTTGGTTCCCCAGAGGAGGAAATTGTCCGCGTTAGTCAAGAATTCAAGGACTGGGGACTAGCACCAGAAAAAATCGTCGGGAAACATAAAGTCGTGATTGGATTAGTAGGTGATACAGCCGCTCTAGATCCGTTACAAATACAGGAAGTGAGTCCTTGGATTGAAACAGTGCTAAGGGTAGAAAAACCATTTAAACGAGCCAGTCTTGAATACCGTCATGGAGAATACAGTGAGGTAGCTGTTTCTACCCCAGAAGGTTTCGTGACTTTTGGACGTAATCATCCCGTAGTGCTAGTGGCAGGGCCCTGTTCGGTGGAAAATGAACAGATGATCGTGGAAACCGCTAAACGGGTTAAAGCAGCCGGTGCCCATTTTCTACGCGGCGGGGCCTATAAACCCCGTACCTCTCCCTATGCGTTTCAAGGCCACGGAGAAAGCGCTTTAGGATTACTGGCGGCGGCTAGAGAGGCAAGCGGCTTAGGCATTATTACTGAAGTGATGGATGCGGCTGACCTGGAAAAAATCGCCGAGGTGGCTGATGTGATTCAAGTGGGTGCGAGAAATATGCAGAATTTTTCTCTGCTCAAAAAAGTCGGGGCCCAAAATAAACCCGTTCTGCTTAAGCGTGGAATGTCGGCCACTATTGATGAATGGTTGATGGCGGCAGAATATGTTTTGGCGGCGGGAAATCAGAATGTGATTCTCTGTGAACGGGGAATTCGCACCTTTGATAGTCAATATACCCGTAATACCCTAGATTTATCGGTTTTAGCCGTGCTTCAAACCTTGACTCATCTCCCGGTCATGATTGATCCTTCTCATGGAACAGGTCGGGCGGAATATGTCCCCACAATGGCTAAAGCCGCTCTTGCCGGTGGGGCTGATTCGTTGATGATTGAAGTGCATCCCAATCCGGCTAAGGCACTTTCTGATGGACCTCAGTCCCTCACGCCTGAACGCTTTGAGCGTCTTGTCCAAGAATTAGCCGTAGTGGGTAAAGCTGTGGGTCGTTGGTCACAAGTGGCGGCGGCTTTAGCTTGA
- a CDS encoding patatin-like phospholipase family protein — protein MKPKIAIACQGGGSQTAFTAGVLKALFENKVQDYFNIVSLSGTSGGAICAFLIWYSLKKGDEIIWKRMIDFWQDNSAQTYQERFFNDFVIKSLEWVSKGLLPQYALSPYSPAAKIWFSFATQGLRSRFTDLKELLETHIDFSELKTWGPQLEAPILVLGSCNIITGKLHKFVSRLESIKVEHLLASACVPNIFPAVSIEEMAYWDGLFSDNPPIRSLIRPKFVGLENIPQEIWVIKINPTATDKIPEKPDDIADRRNEVEGNVSLFQSLDQVELINDLFLRNAFKDEFLAETELREPIKIPKSFADDPDRDYYIPMIEMSKELADSLNYESKLDRCPESLKRLIDDGEKQGKLFLETRLRQLDLR, from the coding sequence ATGAAACCGAAAATTGCCATCGCTTGTCAGGGAGGAGGCAGCCAAACCGCTTTTACGGCTGGTGTTTTAAAAGCCCTATTTGAAAATAAGGTTCAGGACTATTTTAATATCGTCAGCCTAAGCGGCACTTCTGGGGGAGCGATCTGTGCTTTTCTCATCTGGTATTCTCTCAAAAAAGGCGATGAGATTATCTGGAAAAGAATGATAGATTTTTGGCAGGATAATAGCGCCCAAACTTATCAAGAAAGATTTTTCAACGATTTTGTCATTAAGTCCCTGGAATGGGTAAGCAAAGGACTACTGCCCCAATATGCTCTCAGCCCCTATTCTCCTGCGGCTAAAATCTGGTTTTCCTTTGCTACGCAAGGTTTACGGAGCCGATTTACCGATTTAAAGGAATTACTAGAAACTCATATTGATTTCTCAGAATTAAAAACTTGGGGACCCCAACTAGAAGCACCTATTTTAGTTTTAGGGTCTTGTAACATCATTACCGGCAAATTGCATAAATTTGTCTCCCGTCTAGAATCAATTAAAGTTGAACATCTTCTCGCTTCTGCCTGTGTGCCCAATATTTTTCCGGCCGTATCTATTGAAGAAATGGCCTATTGGGATGGATTATTTTCTGATAACCCGCCCATTCGTTCTTTGATCAGGCCCAAATTTGTCGGACTTGAGAATATCCCCCAGGAAATTTGGGTAATTAAAATTAATCCCACTGCAACTGATAAAATCCCAGAAAAACCCGATGATATTGCTGATCGTCGCAATGAAGTAGAAGGAAATGTCTCCTTATTTCAAAGTCTAGATCAAGTGGAGTTGATCAATGATCTGTTTCTCAGAAACGCTTTTAAAGACGAGTTTCTGGCAGAAACCGAACTTAGAGAACCGATCAAAATTCCCAAATCTTTTGCTGATGATCCTGACAGAGATTATTACATTCCGATGATCGAAATGTCTAAAGAGTTGGCCGATAGCCTCAACTATGAAAGTAAACTTGATCGCTGTCCTGAAAGTCTTAAGCGGCTAATTGACGATGGAGAAAAACAAGGGAAACTGTTTTTAGAAACCCGACTACGCCAATTAGATTTGAGGTAA
- a CDS encoding mechanosensitive ion channel family protein gives MKRFRDVLIGFCLAFFLVLGLSITGYARQETPNPSPSPGDTLETLGEGFPVTLDGRVLFLARHGIGSFTPEVRARAITDRIERIARDESLSTKDLTIRVDPDDRSPSIVLGDKVILTVTPQDAKLYRRTQIDEAKLTLQEIKTAIDRYRIDRQPDNLLRNAISTAIATVILFVTIAVIVLLSRRIVPALRRMIVSLIPGWRIQSFEILSPVRIENIFLWIFKFLRLLVILTLVFFYLTFVLRLFPWTRQFGDKFLTTFLDTMDLVAKQIALYLPNLFIVAIIAAITYYLLKTIRPFFTAIERGNLRVQGFYPDWAGATYNILKLLIIALAAILAFPYLPGFYSPAFQGISVFLGVLFSLGSTSAIANIVGGVILIYTRAFQLRDVISIGDVTGDVIEKTLLVTRIRTPTNRIITIPNSALLNTNVVNLSVSYREFDQPLILQTTITLGYDVPWRKVHAVLIDAALATEHILADPAPFVLQSSLDDFSVAYQLNAYTDQPRLFPIIYSELHQNMQDKCNEVGIEILSPNYLALRDGNHSTIPENYLPKDYQTPTFGINSGNRNG, from the coding sequence ATGAAAAGATTCCGCGACGTTCTTATCGGTTTTTGTCTCGCTTTTTTCCTCGTACTGGGTCTTTCGATAACGGGATACGCGCGGCAAGAAACCCCGAATCCTAGCCCGTCACCAGGGGATACCCTAGAAACCCTCGGCGAAGGTTTTCCGGTAACCCTCGACGGACGCGTTCTTTTTCTCGCGCGTCACGGCATCGGTTCTTTTACGCCGGAGGTCAGAGCGCGGGCGATCACGGATCGGATCGAGAGAATCGCTAGAGATGAAAGTCTTTCCACGAAAGATCTGACGATTCGAGTCGATCCGGATGATCGCTCCCCCTCGATCGTTTTAGGAGATAAGGTGATCCTCACCGTTACCCCCCAAGATGCCAAACTCTATCGGAGAACCCAGATCGACGAGGCGAAACTCACCTTACAGGAAATTAAAACGGCGATTGATCGCTACCGTATCGATCGACAACCCGATAATTTATTACGGAACGCGATCTCTACGGCGATCGCCACGGTAATTTTGTTCGTCACGATCGCGGTGATCGTGTTGCTATCCAGGCGAATTGTTCCCGCGCTCAGACGGATGATCGTCTCGCTGATTCCAGGGTGGCGGATTCAGAGTTTTGAAATACTCTCGCCGGTCAGAATCGAGAATATTTTCCTATGGATTTTTAAATTTCTGCGTTTATTGGTAATTTTAACGCTAGTTTTTTTCTATTTAACTTTCGTTCTCCGCTTATTTCCGTGGACGCGGCAATTCGGCGATAAGTTTCTAACGACTTTTCTCGACACGATGGATCTGGTAGCTAAACAGATCGCGCTCTATCTTCCCAATCTTTTCATCGTCGCCATCATCGCCGCGATTACTTATTATCTTCTGAAAACGATCCGACCGTTTTTTACGGCGATCGAGCGAGGAAATCTTCGGGTGCAGGGTTTTTATCCCGACTGGGCGGGGGCGACCTATAATATTTTGAAATTACTCATCATAGCGCTAGCCGCGATCCTCGCGTTTCCCTACTTGCCGGGGTTTTATTCTCCGGCGTTTCAAGGGATATCGGTTTTTCTCGGGGTTTTATTTTCCCTCGGTTCCACTTCGGCCATCGCCAATATCGTCGGGGGAGTGATTTTAATCTATACCCGCGCGTTTCAACTGCGGGATGTTATCTCGATCGGCGATGTGACGGGAGACGTGATCGAGAAGACTTTATTAGTCACCCGAATCCGTACCCCTACGAATCGAATTATCACGATCCCGAATTCGGCTCTTTTAAATACCAACGTGGTGAATTTGAGCGTATCGTATCGAGAGTTCGATCAACCCCTAATCCTCCAAACCACGATAACTCTAGGCTACGATGTGCCGTGGCGAAAGGTTCACGCTGTCCTCATCGACGCGGCACTAGCGACAGAACATATTCTCGCCGATCCCGCTCCTTTCGTCCTGCAATCGAGCCTTGATGATTTCTCGGTGGCTTATCAGTTAAACGCGTACACCGATCAACCGCGATTGTTTCCAATTATCTATTCGGAACTACATCAGAATATGCAGGATAAATGTAACGAAGTGGGGATCGAGATCCTGTCTCCCAATTACTTAGCTCTACGAGATGGCAATCATTCGACAATTCCCGAAAATTATCTACCGAAGGATTATCAAACGCCGACCTTTGGAATTAATTCGGGGAATCGGAACGGATAA